Proteins encoded in a region of the Flavobacteriaceae bacterium HL-DH10 genome:
- a CDS encoding M28 family peptidase: MHTKVICLFLFLLVSFFNSNGQTAAVEKTVLFNEIALLQNLKILSSDLYEGRRTGTQGAIRAKKFIINEYSKLDVLPINKTYEQLFSFVNDKKQYNGINVLGLIKGTTLVNEYIVISAHYDHEGIKKGDIYNGADDNASGISALFAFAEFFKMYPPKHSVILAAFDGEELDLQGSKYFVEHPIVPIMDIKVNINLDMISRSDKNELFAVGTIRHNFLKEAVLEFQNSKTLKLLIGHDEGRWNDNWTFSSDHASFYRKNIPFLYFGVDDHEDYHKPTDDYENIHPEFYIEAVRSIITIFEKVDNSRF; encoded by the coding sequence AGTTTCATTTTTCAATAGTAACGGACAAACAGCGGCTGTAGAAAAAACAGTTTTATTTAATGAAATAGCACTTTTACAGAACTTGAAAATCTTATCTTCTGATTTATATGAAGGTAGACGAACAGGAACACAAGGAGCGATAAGAGCTAAGAAATTTATTATTAATGAATATTCTAAGTTAGATGTTTTGCCAATAAACAAAACTTACGAACAATTATTTTCATTTGTAAACGACAAAAAACAGTATAATGGAATAAATGTTTTAGGGCTTATTAAAGGAACGACTTTGGTTAACGAATATATTGTTATTAGTGCACACTACGATCATGAAGGTATTAAGAAAGGAGACATATACAATGGAGCAGATGATAATGCTTCTGGTATAAGCGCTTTGTTTGCTTTTGCTGAATTTTTTAAAATGTACCCACCTAAGCATTCGGTAATTTTAGCAGCTTTTGATGGCGAAGAATTAGATTTACAAGGCTCGAAATATTTTGTAGAACATCCCATTGTTCCAATAATGGACATAAAAGTAAATATTAATTTAGATATGATAAGTCGTAGTGATAAAAACGAATTATTTGCCGTTGGAACTATACGTCATAATTTTCTAAAAGAAGCAGTTTTAGAATTTCAGAATTCTAAAACGTTGAAGTTGTTGATTGGGCATGATGAAGGTCGTTGGAACGACAATTGGACTTTCTCTTCAGATCATGCAAGTTTTTACAGAAAAAATATTCCGTTTCTATATTTTGGTGTTGATGATCATGAAGATTATCACAAACCAACAGATGATTATGAAAATATTCATCCTGAGTTTTATATAGAAGCTGTTAGAAGTATCATAACAATTTTTGAAAAAGTAGATAATTCTAGGTTTTAA